In one Pseudomonas hydrolytica genomic region, the following are encoded:
- a CDS encoding YqhA family protein, whose amino-acid sequence MIERVFRSSRFMVWVAVVICAVSSLLLYGASVNIIWNTALDVVRDIPVSADNGKSLAVRLLKLLDLLLIAITFQIMAVSLYRLFIRPVSDDDRESQNPLDIKSFHDLKITVSQVAVVILVVLFLEQAVEIGATIATLYLGAAIGIIILASVFAWKNMKD is encoded by the coding sequence ATGATCGAGAGAGTTTTCAGAAGTAGTCGGTTTATGGTGTGGGTGGCAGTCGTTATCTGTGCGGTGTCATCTTTGCTCTTGTATGGTGCCTCGGTTAACATAATCTGGAATACCGCACTGGATGTAGTACGTGATATACCTGTCTCTGCTGACAACGGCAAGAGCCTCGCGGTTCGCCTCCTGAAGCTGTTGGATCTCCTGCTGATCGCTATTACTTTTCAGATCATGGCGGTTAGCCTGTATCGTCTGTTCATCCGTCCGGTGTCTGATGATGACAGAGAATCCCAAAACCCTCTGGACATTAAGAGCTTCCATGATTTGAAGATAACAGTAAGCCAAGTGGCTGTTGTGATACTGGTGGTTCTGTTCCTTGAGCAGGCGGTAGAGATTGGCGCTACGATCGCTACGTTATACTTGGGTGCTGCCATCGGTATCATTATTTTGGCCTCGGTATTCGCGTGGAAGAATATGAAAGACTGA